CGCCGTGGACGAGCATGGTATGCGGCAGAGGACGCTCGACGGCCTCCCGCGGTAGGATCCGGATTACCTGTATGAAGATATCGCCCTGTCGCCACTTGGCGGACTCCGCTGGTCGTCGAGATCAGCGATCGGCTCGACGCCGAGCGCTGATCCTTATCCGGCTGATGATCAGTATGTGATCAGTGGCGGCCGAGCCCCGATAGGCGAGGGCATCGGGATGGTCTTTCCATCATCACGCTAACCCGAGGATCGACTGGGGGTCAACCACGGTTGCGCAACCGCTGCGATCGAGAGGTCACACACCCGACCAGGCCAGAGAAGGGGATCGCAACGCTTGGTGCTCCGACGCCCGGCGACGGGTCGTGGTTTGCCTCGTCGACGATCGCCAGAAACATTGGGTTGACCTGTACGCTCATACCGCTAGAAATCCTGCTACCTTTCGAGACCTCGGACGTGCTGCGCCCGATCTAACGCCGCTTTTCCGGCACTTCGACCGGCGTGCCCTAGATAGCGCCGCTCGATCGTCTTGCGATCGTCTGGTGCGCTTCATGCCGTATCGGCATCTGATCTCCCACGCCCAGGAGGCGACCATTCCCGAGGCAACGACTTCGCACGTGCCCTCGCGGCCGCGCGCCTTCGCCGGTCTGATCGCCGCCACCGTGCTTCTGCCCTTCGCCCTCCTGCTCCTCGGCCTGTGGGAGCGGCAGCGCGGCGCCGATGACTGGGCCGAGTTCGCGGCCGAGCACGACCGCCTTGCCCGGGTCGTGGCGGATCTCGAGGCTCGCACGCCACGCGACGGGCGGCCTGATTTTCGCCTGCAGTTCCGCCACGACGGCAAGAATTACGGCGGTCCCCTCGCCGTCGTGATGGCGCGCGGGGCCCGGGACAGCGCCGGAACGCTCGTCGCCGTCATGGACTGGCGCCGCTGGCTGCCGCCGGTCGCGATCGCAGGTGGGGGGATCGCGGCCGGACTCTCGCTCCTCGTGCTGCTCGCCGGGGCCGCGCTCGCAAGGCTCGGGCGCAGCTCGCGCGACGCACTGGTGGGTGGCTTCTCGCTCGTGCGCCGCCTGCTGCCGGCGTCCCTCGCGGCCCAGATCCTGGCGGCGACCGCCGGTTTCGTCGCCGTCGTCGCCTTCGAATCGGGGCTGCTGCTCCAAAGTGGCCTCTCCGGCGACGGGATGAAGCTCTTGGGAATCGCCGCCGTCGCGGTCGCCGCCACGCTCCTCGCGGCGGGCGGCGCCCTCCTCGGCCTGCGCCGAGCGCTCGACGCCTTCGAGCCCGACCCGGTGCCGATCCTCGGCCGACAGATCACGCCGGCCGAGGCGCCGGGCTTGTGGCGCCTCGTCGAGGGCCTGGCCGAGCGGATGGGAGCGCTGAAGCCCGAGGCCTTGGTCGTCGGCCTGACCGAAGGCTTCTTCGTCACCGCCGGCCCGGCGGTACTGGAGCCTGGCGGCGCGCGGCTCTCGGGCCGCATCCTCCACCTGCCGCTGCCGCACCTCGCCTTGATGCGTGGCGACGAGACCGCGGCGATCATCGCTCACGAGCTCGCGCATTACGCCGGCGGCGACACCGCCTACAGCCAGCGCTTCCTGCCGATCTATGCCGGGGTCGCGCGCTCCCTCGACGTGGTCGCGGCGCGCGAGGGTCACGCCCTCGGCCTGCTCGGGCCCTCGGTACGGCTCGGCCGGTTCGTGATGGAGCGCTTCCACCTCGCCGTGCGTCACTGGAGCCGGGTGCGCGAGTTCGGGGCCGATGCGGCTGGCGCCGGAGTGACCTCGCCCGAGGCGTCGGTGCGAGCGCTCCTGCGCAGCGGCGCCCTCGCCCCGCGCATCGCCGAGACCCTCGCCGCCGCGGCCGAGGCCCCCGACGCGGCACCACCCGACCTCGTGGCGGCGATGCTCGACCGCGTCGTCGCTCGCGGCCTCGACGACCCGGCCCGTCACATCGAGGCCGAGCAGGCTCATCCGACCGACACCCACCCGCCGACCCGCGAGCGCATCGCCGCCCTCGGACAGACCATCGACGCCGGCCTGTTGGATGCCGCCGCTGTCACACCGCCGCCGCACGCCCTCGGTCAGCTCGCCGCCTACTTTGCAGACCCGGCCAGCCTGTGCCGGGCAGCGAGTGAGGACTTCCTCGACGCGGTGCGCGAGCGCGACGCGGCGTTCCGCGCCCGCCTGGAAGAGAAAGCCGCCGAGGTCGGTACCGAGGAGCGGGTGCTGCGCGCGAACTACCGCCCCCGCGGCCTCGTGCTGGCCATGGCCGGCGGCCTCTTCGGCCTGGCCGCCCTGGCCGTGGCTTTGTTCGGCATCCCCGGGATCCTGCCCCGCGAGGCCACTGTCGTCCTTGCCGCGGCGCTCGCGATCGCCATCCTGATGGGCGGGGCCGGAGCGTTCATCCTGGCGCGAGGCGAGCCCGTCATCCTGGTCCTGAGGCCCGAAGGCCTGGCCGCGCCCGGGCTCGACCGGACGATCGCCTGGAGCGACATCGCCGACCTCGACCTGACCGGGAACCATGGCGGCCTCGTCATGCGCGTGCTGCTGCCGCCGGCCGTGCCCTGGCCCGAGCGGCGGCCCGGCCACCCCGCCGCGAGGCTCGACCCTGAACGCCGCATCGTCACGCTGCCGCTTCCCATGCCGCGCGGGATGAACCCGCAGGGTTTCGCCGACCTCATCGCCACCTACCAATCGGCGGCACAGGCCCGGTCGATCCTCGCCGGGACCGCGGTCACCGTGCCCGTGACCGAGCCCGCCTGACAAACCGTGAGAGGATTCATGACCAAAGCACCCGAGACCGCCTCGTCCTACCGCCCCGATGCCCTGCGGCTGCCGCCCCGGGGTCACGGGTGGATCAACACCTTCTGGGTCCTGTTCGGCGTGATGGCGCTCGGGGGCATCCTGATCGCCTGCGCGGTCTACACGGCGCCGGCGGTGATCTCGGACTGGCAGGTCCACGCGGCGGCGAAAGCCGCCCCCGACGCCCGAGTGAGCGAGGGGAAGTGCAGCGCCAAGCTCGTCATCCACATCTGCGATGCGACCCTCGCCTTGCGCACTCCCACCGGAACGGTGACGCGGCGAGTGAACTACGTGTTCATCGGCCTCCATGCCGGTGACTATCGCGTCGGGGTGATGGCCGACCCGGCCCGGCCAGACTTCGTCACCACCGATCTCGGCCTCGACCGGCTCTGGAACCGGACGATCACCCTTCTGGTGGGCATGGGTGCGATCGCAGCCTGCATCTTCGGGGCGCTGCTCTCGCTCCTCCGCAATCGGCGCACGGCATAATCCCGGCACTGGCGGCGCGTGACGGCGAAAACGGGTCTGCACGGCCCACGCCCCGTTGAGCGCTGAGAGAGGACGCTGATCGGCTCTTATCGGACGCGTCCGATGAGGCGTTTATCAGGAGGAGCTCGAACACATGATCATCTGGTCAGGCTGGGGCATGCTCTCGGCGCTCATTGCGGCCGCGGGCCTTGTCGTCAGCGTGCTCCTCGATCCGGCGCTCGCGCGCATCGGCATCCCGACGCCGACCGGGGTCGTCCTCGTCTGGGTCGTCGCCGCAGCGTTCAACTGGTGGCTCGGCACCCGGCTCAACGATCTCCCGGGTCGCGAACTGGTTGATCCGCGTACGGGACAGATCGTGATCCTGCGTGGGCGCCACACCCTGTTCTGGATCCCGATGCAGTACTACCCCGTGCTCATGGTGGTGCTCGGCATTCTTTCGGTGCTCGGCGCCATGCATGGCGGATCTCCCGGGCGCAAAGCCGGCCAAGCCGCACGAGCCCATACCCCCGCTGCCAGCAATCCGCTCCGCGTCGCCGTGACGGGTACGACGCCTCCCAAATGGCTAAACGGGGGCCGTGAGGTCGCATGGGCTTCGACGAGCTTCCGAGGCTGAATGCGTGCGATCCGCATCTCGCCTCCCCGGGTCGGCCTCCGCCAGAGGGGCCTCGCGGCGCAGCCGCTCGACCAGATCGGGATTGCCGATGAACGGACGGCCGAAGGCGATCATGTCGGCGTAGCCGGACGCGACCGCCTCGACAGCAAGCTGCCGGTCGTAGCCGTTATTGGCGATGTAGGCCCCGCCGAGTGCGGCGTGCAGCGCCTTGTAGTCGAACGCCGACGACCCGTTGGGCCCGCGCGTCTGCCCCTCGACGCAGTGGAGATAGGCCAGCCCGAGCTCGCCCAGTCTCCGGGCGAGATGGCCGTAAGTTGCCTGGGGATCGCTGTCGAGCGGGGTGTCGCCGACGGCTCGCGTCATCGGCGAGAGCCGCAGACCGACGCGGTCGGCACCCCAGACCTCCGCCACAGCCGAGACGACCTCGATGGGAAGCCGCGTGCGGTTCTCGATCGAGCCGCCGTAGCGGTCCGTCCTGCGATTGGTGCTGTCGCGGATGAATTGGTCGAGCAGGTAGCAGTTCGCGGAATGCACCTCGATCCCGTCGAAGCCCGCCTGCTTCGCCAGGGACGCGGCGCGCCGGTAATCGTCGATCAGACTTGGAATCTCGTCGGTCCGCAGCGCGCGCGGCATGGAGGGGGGAGCCTGCGTGCGGCTCTCAAGGAAGACGAGTTCACCGGCCCGGATGGCCGAGGCCGAGACCGGCGCCTCGCCATTCTCCTGAAGGCTGACATGCGACATGCGCCCGACATGCCAGAGCTGGCAGACGATCCGCCCGCCGGCCTCGTGCACGGCCGAGGTCACGCGCGTCCAGGCCTCGGCCTGCGCCTCCGTGTAGATGCCCGGCGTGAAGGCGTAGCCCCGGCCCTGCCGCGAGATGTTGGTCGCCTCGGTGATGATGAGGCCGGCCGAGGCGCGCTGCCGATAATATTCGACGGCGAGATGCGAATGGACGCCCTCCATGTCGGCGCGTGAGCGCGTCAGCGGCGCCATCGCGACGCGATTGGCGACGTTGATGGCTCCGATCCTCGTCGGAGAAAACAAATCACGATCGGCGGTCATCGGCATGGGTGGGATCTCTCAGCGCCTGTTTGATTGAAATGGACAGATATCAAGCCCCTCGTCATTTCGGCGCCGCGCAGCGGCCCCGGAATGACGGGGAGGGTGTCAAGACCGTCGAGCAGGTCGAACACGGTCTCACTCGGCCCGGGCGGCCATGTCGCTCCGGTTGGCGTAATTGAGTTCCGTCGAGTGGGAGTATATCTCGATCAGGTTGCCCCAGGGATCCTCGCAATAGACGGCCTTGAACGGCTCTCCCTCGAACAGCGTCCAGACCTTCGAGCGCTGCGTGCCGCCCATCTCGGCGATCCGCCGCGCGAGGCCCTCGACGTCCGGGTCGACCAGGCAGAAGTGGAAGACACCGGTCTTCCAGTAGCGGAAGTTGTCGTCCGCGGCTTCCGACGTCGGCGTGACGAACTCGAACAGCTCGATCCCGACCCCGTTCGCGGTGGCGAGGTGG
This region of Methylobacterium sp. SyP6R genomic DNA includes:
- a CDS encoding M48 family metallopeptidase; protein product: MLLPFALLLLGLWERQRGADDWAEFAAEHDRLARVVADLEARTPRDGRPDFRLQFRHDGKNYGGPLAVVMARGARDSAGTLVAVMDWRRWLPPVAIAGGGIAAGLSLLVLLAGAALARLGRSSRDALVGGFSLVRRLLPASLAAQILAATAGFVAVVAFESGLLLQSGLSGDGMKLLGIAAVAVAATLLAAGGALLGLRRALDAFEPDPVPILGRQITPAEAPGLWRLVEGLAERMGALKPEALVVGLTEGFFVTAGPAVLEPGGARLSGRILHLPLPHLALMRGDETAAIIAHELAHYAGGDTAYSQRFLPIYAGVARSLDVVAAREGHALGLLGPSVRLGRFVMERFHLAVRHWSRVREFGADAAGAGVTSPEASVRALLRSGALAPRIAETLAAAAEAPDAAPPDLVAAMLDRVVARGLDDPARHIEAEQAHPTDTHPPTRERIAALGQTIDAGLLDAAAVTPPPHALGQLAAYFADPASLCRAASEDFLDAVRERDAAFRARLEEKAAEVGTEERVLRANYRPRGLVLAMAGGLFGLAALAVALFGIPGILPREATVVLAAALAIAILMGGAGAFILARGEPVILVLRPEGLAAPGLDRTIAWSDIADLDLTGNHGGLVMRVLLPPAVPWPERRPGHPAARLDPERRIVTLPLPMPRGMNPQGFADLIATYQSAAQARSILAGTAVTVPVTEPA
- a CDS encoding alkene reductase: MPMTADRDLFSPTRIGAINVANRVAMAPLTRSRADMEGVHSHLAVEYYRQRASAGLIITEATNISRQGRGYAFTPGIYTEAQAEAWTRVTSAVHEAGGRIVCQLWHVGRMSHVSLQENGEAPVSASAIRAGELVFLESRTQAPPSMPRALRTDEIPSLIDDYRRAASLAKQAGFDGIEVHSANCYLLDQFIRDSTNRRTDRYGGSIENRTRLPIEVVSAVAEVWGADRVGLRLSPMTRAVGDTPLDSDPQATYGHLARRLGELGLAYLHCVEGQTRGPNGSSAFDYKALHAALGGAYIANNGYDRQLAVEAVASGYADMIAFGRPFIGNPDLVERLRREAPLAEADPGRRDADRTHSASEARRSPCDLTAPV
- a CDS encoding VOC family protein translates to MSHHPAPVTHVGLTVTGIEAATAWYTKAFGCRHIIGPLHIRHDGSHIGEVFKGIFGDRFEEGYVSHLATANGVGIELFEFVTPTSEAADDNFRYWKTGVFHFCLVDPDVEGLARRIAEMGGTQRSKVWTLFEGEPFKAVYCEDPWGNLIEIYSHSTELNYANRSDMAARAE